One region of Paucibacter aquatile genomic DNA includes:
- a CDS encoding RNA polymerase sigma factor, which produces MSLLDIYRARRKLLERYVQRLLGNADEAAEVSQEAFLRVYAAELGEQTPVSEALLYTVARNLALTELRKRIARATDAVGEWDDLRVEDTGPSVEALIQQRQRVAAVEAAMARMAPKCLEVFRMRKVDNLSHAEIARRLDISPKTVERHITRALQLCHEAMAEHDGELQQQQQRREGQRR; this is translated from the coding sequence ATGAGCCTTCTCGACATCTACCGCGCCCGCCGCAAGTTGCTGGAACGTTATGTTCAGCGCCTGCTGGGCAATGCCGATGAGGCGGCCGAGGTGTCGCAGGAGGCGTTCTTGCGCGTCTATGCCGCCGAGCTGGGCGAGCAGACACCGGTCAGCGAGGCCTTGCTCTACACGGTGGCGCGCAATCTGGCTTTGACGGAGCTGCGCAAGCGCATCGCTCGCGCCACCGACGCTGTGGGGGAATGGGACGACTTGCGCGTTGAGGACACGGGGCCCAGTGTGGAAGCCCTGATCCAACAACGTCAGCGCGTGGCGGCCGTGGAAGCAGCCATGGCGCGCATGGCGCCCAAATGCCTGGAAGTGTTTCGCATGCGCAAGGTCGACAATCTCTCGCACGCCGAGATTGCGCGCCGCCTGGACATTTCGCCCAAGACGGTGGAGCGCCACATCACGCGTGCCTTGCAGCTCTGTCACGAGGCCATGGCCGAACATGATGGCGAGCTTCAGCAGCAGCAGCAGCGCCGGGAGGGCCAGCGCCGATGA
- a CDS encoding chorismate--pyruvate lyase family protein produces MGIASRDSLRKWLHAPGSLSRRLARLGERFEVTVLSQRTAPLRAAELKALGLPRRGCTVVREVILSVDGRPLVWARSSLHQSALAGPWRALKGLGPRPLANLLYADPRVRRSELQPRRLSRHGHTRRQMQKQWLAATGSPASAQMLWSRNSVFSRCGAQLRVMELFVPELAGNMPTVGRVRCVKRRNNRP; encoded by the coding sequence TTGGGCATAGCCAGCCGCGACAGTTTGCGCAAATGGCTGCATGCGCCGGGTTCGCTGAGCCGGCGCCTGGCGCGCCTGGGTGAACGTTTCGAGGTGACGGTGCTGAGCCAGCGCACTGCGCCGCTGCGGGCGGCCGAGCTCAAGGCCCTGGGCCTGCCGCGCCGCGGCTGCACGGTGGTGCGCGAGGTCATTCTCAGCGTCGATGGCCGGCCCCTGGTCTGGGCCCGTTCCAGCCTGCACCAGAGCGCCCTGGCCGGCCCATGGCGTGCGCTCAAGGGCCTGGGCCCGCGCCCGCTGGCCAATTTGCTCTATGCCGACCCCCGGGTGCGGCGCAGCGAGCTGCAGCCGCGCCGCCTGTCCCGCCATGGTCACACCCGCCGGCAGATGCAAAAGCAGTGGTTGGCCGCCACGGGCAGCCCCGCATCGGCTCAAATGTTGTGGTCACGCAACTCTGTTTTCAGCCGCTGCGGCGCTCAGTTACGGGTGATGGAGCTATTTGTGCCGGAACTGGCCGGAAATATGCCGACAGTTGGTCGCGTTAGGTGTGTAAAGAGGCGTAACAATAGGCCCTAG
- the pyrF gene encoding orotidine-5'-phosphate decarboxylase, whose amino-acid sequence MHSSPWPLDEALILALDVDSEAQAQRVLARLGGGPRALKIGLQTLCSVGPAWVAQLRAQGHRLFLDLKLHEIPNSVAAGVRAAGRLGASLVTVHASAGSAVLRAAVAAAEEFPQLQVLALTVITSLRDTDLPEIGLPAAVDAQVLRLALLAADCGCHGIVASAQELPLLRPVLPAHLLRVTPGIQLPGTAANDQARVVSPAQAAAAGASHIILGRSISQATDPAEAWAQARAEFARGWLAATGPEVSGPPQSKG is encoded by the coding sequence ATGCACAGCTCGCCCTGGCCGCTCGACGAGGCCCTGATCCTCGCCCTTGACGTCGATTCCGAAGCCCAGGCCCAGCGTGTGCTCGCCCGTCTCGGCGGCGGGCCGCGGGCGCTGAAGATCGGTTTGCAGACCTTGTGCAGCGTCGGCCCGGCCTGGGTGGCACAACTCCGGGCGCAAGGCCACCGCCTGTTTCTCGACCTCAAGCTGCACGAGATTCCAAACTCGGTGGCGGCCGGCGTGCGCGCCGCCGGGCGCCTGGGTGCCAGCCTGGTGACCGTGCACGCTTCGGCCGGCAGCGCCGTGCTGCGCGCCGCGGTCGCCGCCGCCGAGGAGTTTCCGCAGCTCCAGGTCCTGGCCCTGACCGTGATCACCAGTCTGCGCGACACCGATTTGCCCGAGATCGGCCTGCCCGCGGCGGTGGATGCGCAGGTGCTGCGCCTGGCGCTTCTGGCGGCCGACTGTGGCTGCCATGGCATCGTCGCCTCGGCGCAGGAGCTGCCTTTGCTTCGCCCGGTTCTGCCCGCCCACCTACTGCGCGTGACACCCGGCATCCAGCTGCCCGGCACCGCCGCCAACGACCAGGCCCGCGTCGTCAGCCCCGCCCAGGCCGCCGCCGCAGGCGCCAGCCACATCATCCTGGGCCGCAGCATCAGCCAGGCGACCGACCCGGCTGAAGCTTGGGCGCAGGCGCGGGCTGAGTTTGCTAGAGGATGGCTTGCCGCGACAGGACCCGAGGTATCGGGACCACCTCAGTCGAAGGGGTAG
- a CDS encoding Gfo/Idh/MocA family protein, with amino-acid sequence MSEAQPALRWAVVGPGNIAGRFVQALQGLPDQELSLILGRDLARARSFASAHRAAGRHEPRLQQAAGEAQLRAALSSPDIDAVYIATPHAQHGEAVAAALQAGKAVLCEKPLVPGLAQARPLLALAQARQAFLMEALWTRFLPVYAQVQQWLQAGLIGPLRGVQSSFCFSIPFDAQSRCFDPALAGGALLDIGIYNLSMTRWVLQQALGACPEPLRMEAQAVLAPTGVDQRLAATLHFPGGISSQFVCAFDGMADNGLRIFGERGLIELPQQFWEATEARLTLAGQAPQTVHLPFQINGFEGEILEVSRCLRAGLTESPQMPLSETLATLAWMDALRTQVGVRYPFD; translated from the coding sequence GTGAGCGAGGCGCAGCCAGCCCTGCGCTGGGCGGTGGTCGGCCCCGGCAATATCGCCGGGCGCTTCGTTCAGGCCCTGCAGGGCCTGCCCGATCAAGAGCTGAGCCTGATCCTGGGCCGTGACCTGGCCCGGGCGCGGTCCTTTGCCTCGGCCCACCGCGCTGCGGGCCGGCACGAGCCGCGCCTGCAGCAGGCCGCGGGCGAGGCACAGCTGCGCGCCGCCCTCAGCAGCCCCGACATCGACGCCGTCTACATCGCCACGCCCCATGCCCAGCATGGCGAGGCGGTGGCCGCGGCTTTGCAGGCCGGCAAGGCCGTGCTCTGTGAAAAGCCGCTGGTGCCGGGTCTTGCCCAGGCCCGGCCCTTGCTGGCCCTGGCGCAAGCGCGCCAGGCCTTTCTGATGGAAGCGCTCTGGACCCGCTTTCTGCCCGTCTACGCCCAAGTGCAGCAATGGCTGCAGGCCGGCCTGATCGGGCCGCTGCGAGGCGTCCAGTCCAGCTTTTGTTTCTCCATTCCTTTCGATGCCCAGAGCCGCTGCTTCGACCCGGCCCTGGCCGGCGGCGCGCTGCTGGACATCGGCATCTACAACCTCAGCATGACGCGCTGGGTCTTGCAGCAGGCGCTGGGCGCATGCCCCGAGCCGCTGCGGATGGAGGCGCAGGCGGTGCTGGCGCCCACCGGCGTGGACCAGCGCCTGGCCGCCACCCTGCATTTCCCCGGTGGCATCAGCTCGCAGTTCGTCTGTGCCTTCGATGGCATGGCCGACAACGGCCTGCGCATCTTTGGCGAGCGCGGTCTGATCGAGCTGCCCCAGCAGTTCTGGGAAGCCACCGAGGCCCGCCTGACCCTGGCCGGCCAGGCGCCACAGACCGTGCACCTGCCTTTCCAGATCAACGGTTTTGAAGGCGAAATCCTCGAAGTCAGCCGTTGCCTGCGCGCCGGCCTGACCGAGAGCCCCCAGATGCCGCTGTCCGAAACCCTGGCCACCCTGGCCTGGATGGACGCCTTGCGCACCCAGGTGGGCGTGCGCTACCCCTTCGACTGA